ACTATTTGCCCCTGGGTTCTTGTCTCCTAAGCTAGCATTGGATATATGATTATAAGAAATTCCTAATTCACTGTTAGGAGATAGCTCTAAGGATAGCTGTATTTCACTTTTAAATTCTATAACATGTCCTAAGTCTTTCCCGTCTCCTTCGCTATATAAACCTGGTGTAAAACTTGGTGTGAAAGTTAAAGATCCTGACTGATATGGAACTTGAAAACCTGTATA
This Candidatus Neomarinimicrobiota bacterium DNA region includes the following protein-coding sequences:
- a CDS encoding acyloxyacyl hydrolase; the encoded protein is YTGFQVPYQSGSLTFTPSFTPGLYSEGDGKDLGHVIEFKSEIQLSLELSPNSELGISYNHISNASLGDKNPGANSYMFNFIKRY